From Marivirga harenae, one genomic window encodes:
- a CDS encoding class I SAM-dependent methyltransferase, with amino-acid sequence MKKIISFILRNVPRKYIQLISGISLKIIGLFYRGDNVYCPINEKGYRKFLPYGRVNPRENALCPDTLSLERHRLIWLYLKEKTNFFNSKLKVLHVAPEQCFMSQFEKLHGEEYITADIESPLAKVKMDIHDIPFPADTFDVIFCNHVMEHVEDDIKAMSELHRVLKPGGWGILQIPFFEPVPEKTFEDNSITDPKEREKIFGQDDHVRLYGKDYPDRLRKAGFTVTEDNYINELPEYRVKKYALPKGEIIYRVSK; translated from the coding sequence ATGAAAAAAATAATCAGTTTCATATTAAGAAATGTCCCCAGAAAATACATCCAGTTAATAAGTGGAATTAGCTTGAAAATAATTGGTCTTTTTTATAGGGGCGATAATGTTTACTGCCCAATAAATGAAAAAGGCTACAGAAAATTTTTACCCTACGGCCGAGTTAATCCTAGAGAAAATGCCCTTTGTCCTGATACTCTTTCATTAGAAAGACATCGATTAATCTGGTTATATTTAAAGGAGAAAACCAATTTCTTCAATTCTAAATTAAAAGTTCTGCATGTAGCACCTGAACAGTGTTTTATGAGCCAGTTTGAAAAACTGCATGGAGAAGAGTATATAACTGCTGATATTGAATCTCCTTTGGCTAAAGTAAAAATGGATATTCACGATATCCCTTTCCCAGCCGACACGTTTGATGTGATTTTTTGTAACCATGTAATGGAGCATGTCGAGGATGATATCAAAGCTATGAGCGAATTGCACAGAGTATTAAAACCGGGTGGATGGGGCATTCTACAAATTCCATTCTTTGAACCAGTACCTGAAAAAACATTTGAAGATAACAGTATTACCGATCCTAAAGAACGAGAAAAAATCTTTGGACAGGATGACCATGTAAGACTATACGGAAAAGATTACCCTGATAGATTAAGAAAAGCCGGCTTCACAGTAACTGAAGATAATTATATAAACGAACTACCTGAGTATAGAGTCAAAAAATATGCTTTACCAAAAGGAGAAATTATATATAGGGTAAGTAAATGA
- a CDS encoding efflux RND transporter periplasmic adaptor subunit, with product MNKKLIISLSALVIIIIAFFTFRGGGSTDTVEIMTEVQSGEFVIAITTTGELEAKNAIKITGPSGLRAARLWNVKIDKLVDEGTVVQKGDFVASLDASELSDRLRNVENEYQQSLSQYTQTKLDTALTLRQARDELINLEFAVEEKKLVLEQSQFEPPATIKQAEIDLSKAERAFKQAKENYLLKKDKAVAQMQEAAAELAEDRDERDFLVELRQKFRIMAPEDGMVIYMREYDGSKKSEGASIGAFDPTVATLPDLSTMISTTFVNEVDIRKIAKGQHVNIGLDAFPDKKLTGEVIYVANVGEQRPNSDAKVFEVKVEINESDTTLRPAMSTANEIITDVVPNAIYVPLESVFNQGDSISYIFKKSSLETIKQEVVLGKANANEVIVTEGVEQGEKIYLIAPDDMDEKDVKLLKSSEI from the coding sequence ATGAATAAAAAATTAATCATATCATTGTCGGCTTTGGTGATTATTATCATAGCTTTCTTCACTTTTAGGGGTGGAGGATCAACTGACACTGTTGAAATCATGACCGAAGTTCAAAGTGGGGAATTTGTGATCGCCATTACGACCACTGGTGAACTAGAAGCTAAAAATGCCATTAAGATTACAGGTCCTTCTGGTTTACGTGCCGCTCGACTTTGGAATGTTAAGATCGATAAATTAGTAGATGAAGGAACTGTTGTGCAGAAAGGAGATTTTGTTGCTAGTTTGGATGCTTCGGAACTTTCTGATAGGTTAAGAAACGTTGAAAATGAATATCAACAAAGCCTTTCGCAATACACGCAAACTAAACTAGATACAGCGTTAACCTTACGTCAAGCGAGAGATGAATTAATAAATCTTGAATTTGCTGTGGAAGAAAAGAAACTAGTTTTGGAACAGTCTCAATTTGAGCCACCTGCTACAATAAAACAAGCAGAAATTGACCTTAGTAAAGCAGAAAGAGCTTTTAAACAAGCAAAAGAGAATTATTTGCTTAAGAAAGATAAAGCCGTTGCACAAATGCAAGAAGCAGCAGCTGAACTGGCAGAAGATCGCGATGAACGAGATTTTTTAGTAGAGCTGAGACAGAAATTTAGGATAATGGCTCCAGAAGACGGGATGGTCATTTATATGCGTGAATATGATGGGTCCAAGAAATCAGAAGGTGCTTCAATTGGTGCTTTTGACCCAACTGTTGCTACTTTGCCAGATTTGTCCACTATGATTTCAACCACTTTTGTAAATGAAGTAGATATCAGGAAAATTGCTAAAGGTCAACATGTCAATATTGGCTTAGATGCCTTTCCAGATAAAAAACTAACCGGTGAAGTAATATATGTTGCCAATGTTGGAGAGCAAAGGCCTAACTCGGATGCTAAAGTATTCGAAGTGAAAGTAGAAATCAATGAAAGCGACACTACACTAAGGCCTGCCATGAGTACAGCCAACGAAATTATTACTGATGTTGTACCTAATGCAATTTATGTTCCATTAGAATCAGTTTTTAATCAAGGAGATTCCATTTCCTATATATTTAAAAAATCTAGTCTAGAAACGATAAAACAAGAAGTGGTATTAGGAAAAGCAAATGCCAATGAAGTAATCGTTACAGAAGGAGTAGAACAAGGAGAGAAAATTTACCTTATCGCACCAGATGATATGGATGAGAAGGATGTTAAGCTTTTAAAATCATCTGAAATTTAG
- a CDS encoding ABC transporter permease, giving the protein MKEKILANLNIAFEAVVANRTRSFLTALGIIFGVAAVIAMLAIGNGAQQEILNQIKLVGVNNIVIEPVVEQTEENLQQQSSGKKEKKKFSPGLTLADAESIKEIIPGIEEISPEIILETYVIRNGIRRSAKLVGVAPAYFNLSAFELNEGEMFIDEHLKIGSRVCIIGKSVKARFFPNTNPVGKMIKVGPHWLQVIGVLKERVYSQKSLDNLGLRDFNMDIYTPVQTVLVNYKNRATLTQAQLKKANSNSGNGSNSNQNQSSQNYHQIDKLTVQVTESENLNATAEIISRMLKRRHYDKVDFEVTIPELLLKQQQKTKNIFNIVLGAIAGISLLVGGIGIMNIMLASVMERIKEIGLRLSLGAKKSDVVLQFLLEAVMISISGGIIGVILGIIFAYLVASFAEIPTIVSGISIVISFGVAATVGLIFGIAPARKAANQDPITSLRYE; this is encoded by the coding sequence ATGAAGGAAAAGATACTTGCAAATTTAAATATTGCTTTCGAAGCAGTAGTCGCTAACCGAACTAGATCTTTTTTAACTGCATTGGGAATTATTTTCGGTGTTGCTGCCGTAATTGCCATGTTGGCGATTGGAAATGGTGCTCAGCAGGAGATTCTTAATCAGATCAAATTGGTAGGGGTTAATAATATTGTAATTGAGCCAGTAGTTGAGCAAACCGAGGAGAATCTTCAGCAACAAAGCAGCGGGAAAAAAGAAAAAAAGAAATTCAGCCCCGGATTAACTTTAGCCGATGCTGAAAGTATTAAGGAAATTATTCCCGGCATAGAGGAGATTAGTCCGGAAATCATATTAGAAACCTATGTAATCCGAAACGGAATTAGACGGTCTGCAAAGTTGGTAGGCGTAGCACCTGCATACTTCAACCTTTCGGCTTTTGAGCTAAATGAAGGAGAAATGTTTATTGATGAACATTTAAAAATAGGAAGCAGAGTCTGTATTATTGGGAAATCTGTGAAAGCGAGGTTTTTTCCCAATACTAATCCGGTCGGAAAAATGATTAAAGTGGGGCCTCATTGGCTTCAGGTAATTGGAGTTTTGAAAGAAAGAGTTTATAGTCAAAAGAGTTTGGATAATCTAGGTTTGAGAGATTTCAATATGGATATCTACACTCCGGTGCAAACTGTTCTAGTGAACTATAAAAATAGAGCTACTCTTACCCAAGCGCAGCTGAAGAAAGCTAATTCCAATAGTGGAAATGGGAGCAACAGTAATCAAAATCAATCAAGTCAAAATTATCATCAAATAGATAAGCTGACAGTGCAGGTAACGGAATCTGAAAATCTCAATGCCACAGCGGAAATTATTTCTAGAATGTTAAAGAGAAGGCATTATGATAAAGTTGATTTTGAGGTGACAATTCCTGAATTACTTTTAAAGCAACAACAGAAAACAAAGAACATTTTTAATATTGTTTTAGGAGCCATTGCTGGAATTTCCCTTTTAGTTGGCGGCATAGGAATTATGAACATTATGCTAGCATCAGTGATGGAACGAATAAAAGAAATTGGCTTAAGACTATCTTTAGGGGCTAAAAAATCTGATGTTGTTTTACAATTTTTATTGGAAGCTGTAATGATTAGTATCAGTGGAGGCATCATTGGTGTGATTCTCGGAATAATTTTCGCGTATTTAGTAGCTTCTTTTGCGGAAATCCCAACCATAGTAAGCGGGATATCTATCGTGATTTCATTTGGTGTGGCAGCTACTGTAGGTTTAATTTTTGGAATTGCCCCAGCAAGGAAAGCAGCAAACCAAGACCCAATAACTTCTTTAAGATATGAATAA
- a CDS encoding TolC family protein, with amino-acid sequence MNKTLFYLLIIFIGLSSISFKLEAQRTYTLKDVIQIAKTQSPAYRRAETIKENRYWQYRVYKSNFVPQLSLSGTLPNFNRSVTPITQEDGSTQYRSVFNSNSDVSLNLEQQIGLTGGTVFLNSTVNRFDDFERNDFRYGGDPLSIGFSQPLFRFNELKWDKQIEPLRYEESKREFVEEFEQISKDVSERFFNLLSAQVSLEIAQKNLGNNDTIYKIAQGRYELGKIPENELLQLELSLMNSRQAVAQARLDLETTQLALKAFLGLKNDEELNLIVPEDIPEFQIDPDVALKEALSNRQEAIGFKRRLLEADKEVDRAQGETGLNMNLFGSFGLTNQADQLPAIYQTPENQQRVQLGFTIPIVDWGRQKSRVKTAEANYQLVQYTVEQEKVNFEQEVYTQVRTLEMLRDQVAITQKADDISQRRYNIAKNRYLIGKISITDLSIALTEKDQAKRDYINSLGNFWQAYYNLRQLTLYDFQANRRLIE; translated from the coding sequence ATGAATAAAACGCTATTTTACCTTTTAATTATTTTTATTGGACTTTCATCAATAAGTTTCAAGCTTGAGGCACAAAGAACCTACACGCTAAAGGATGTTATTCAGATAGCCAAAACTCAATCACCAGCGTATAGACGTGCGGAAACAATTAAAGAAAACCGATATTGGCAATACAGAGTGTATAAATCAAACTTTGTTCCACAGCTAAGTCTTAGTGGTACGCTACCGAACTTTAACAGGTCGGTAACCCCAATAACTCAAGAGGACGGATCAACTCAGTATCGTTCAGTATTTAACAGTAATTCTGATGTATCATTAAATCTTGAACAGCAAATTGGTTTAACTGGTGGTACAGTTTTTTTAAATTCAACTGTCAATCGCTTTGATGATTTCGAAAGGAATGATTTTAGGTATGGGGGTGATCCATTATCAATTGGTTTTTCTCAACCATTATTTCGATTCAATGAGTTGAAATGGGATAAACAAATTGAACCGCTCAGATACGAAGAATCTAAAAGGGAGTTTGTTGAGGAATTTGAACAGATATCTAAAGATGTGTCGGAGAGATTTTTCAATTTATTAAGTGCACAAGTGAGTTTAGAAATTGCCCAAAAGAACCTGGGAAATAACGATACTATCTACAAAATTGCCCAAGGGAGATATGAACTTGGTAAAATACCTGAAAATGAATTGTTGCAATTGGAATTAAGTTTAATGAATTCAAGACAAGCAGTTGCGCAAGCAAGACTTGATTTGGAAACTACACAACTTGCATTGAAAGCTTTTCTGGGTCTAAAGAATGACGAAGAATTAAATTTGATTGTTCCAGAAGATATTCCGGAATTTCAAATCGACCCAGATGTAGCATTGAAAGAAGCATTAAGCAATAGGCAAGAGGCAATTGGGTTTAAGAGGAGATTGCTAGAAGCGGATAAGGAAGTAGATAGGGCTCAAGGAGAAACAGGCTTAAATATGAACCTCTTTGGTAGTTTTGGATTAACAAATCAAGCGGATCAATTACCTGCCATTTATCAAACTCCTGAAAACCAACAAAGAGTCCAATTGGGCTTCACCATTCCTATTGTTGATTGGGGGCGGCAAAAATCAAGAGTGAAAACAGCTGAAGCAAACTATCAATTGGTTCAATACACGGTGGAACAGGAAAAAGTAAATTTTGAACAAGAAGTTTATACCCAAGTTAGAACTTTAGAGATGCTACGAGATCAAGTAGCGATTACCCAAAAGGCTGATGATATTTCCCAAAGACGTTATAATATTGCTAAAAACCGTTATTTGATTGGGAAAATTAGTATCACAGATCTCTCAATAGCATTAACTGAAAAGGACCAAGCCAAAAGGGATTATATCAATTCTTTAGGGAATTTTTGGCAAGCCTATTATAATTTAAGACAATTAACGCTTTACGATTTTCAGGCGAACAGACGTTTAATAGAATAA
- a CDS encoding macro domain-containing protein: protein MELGKIRIEVVQGDITKQDDIACIVNAANAELQIGGGVAGAIHTAAGEELIKETQKLAPIRTGQAVITGAHNLPNQQIIHTLGPVYGFNQPEMGFLTDCYKNSLHLAEENNINSIAFPAISTGAFGYPFEEATDIALSVIKEFSTKADSIKLIRFVLFSPSDYEYYVDKLKDFRLI from the coding sequence ATGGAGTTGGGCAAAATAAGAATTGAAGTAGTGCAAGGAGATATTACTAAGCAAGATGATATTGCTTGCATTGTCAATGCGGCAAACGCAGAATTGCAAATTGGAGGCGGAGTAGCGGGAGCTATTCATACTGCTGCAGGGGAAGAATTAATCAAGGAAACTCAAAAACTAGCGCCTATCAGAACTGGGCAAGCTGTAATCACTGGTGCGCATAATCTCCCAAATCAACAAATTATACATACTCTCGGACCCGTTTACGGTTTCAACCAACCTGAAATGGGGTTTCTAACAGATTGCTACAAAAACTCCCTACATTTGGCAGAAGAAAATAACATCAATTCCATAGCATTTCCTGCGATTTCTACTGGCGCATTCGGATATCCTTTTGAAGAAGCAACAGATATTGCTTTATCAGTAATTAAGGAATTTTCGACAAAAGCTGATTCTATTAAACTTATCCGGTTTGTTCTCTTCAGCCCTTCTGATTATGAGTACTATGTCGATAAACTTAAGGATTTTAGGTTAATTTGA
- a CDS encoding porin: MRKINLIFLLTFFVVQSSWAQIEKLPYDINGNTWFENIKIGGYVQARYNRLLETNPNLDCSQCDKSWGAGNGISLRRVRLKFSGNLGQYVYFYIQPDFASSGSGTGQHYGQLRDAYFDVSLDKKREFRFRFGQSKIPYGFENMQSSQNRLPLDRNDGMNSSIKNERELSILFYWAPQETRQLFRELVAEGLKGSGDYGVVGFGVFNGQTGNSPELNDALHIVGRISYPMKLGNQIIEPGIQAFTGQYQMPQGNLSDGVNVREGLNYLDQRAAASFILYPQPFGIQAEYNWGTGPEFNKETNSIEQTQLEGGYATLTYKFTKFQQLFYPFMRYHYYDGGKKFEQDARSYNVSELEIGMEWRPVRAFELVAHYTISSRRYEDFMNQNNLQTGRLLRLQAQVNF; the protein is encoded by the coding sequence ATGCGAAAAATAAACCTGATCTTTTTATTAACATTCTTTGTAGTCCAAAGTTCATGGGCCCAAATCGAAAAGCTTCCATATGACATCAATGGAAATACTTGGTTTGAGAATATTAAAATAGGTGGATATGTGCAAGCTAGGTACAACCGGCTACTTGAAACCAATCCCAATTTAGATTGTTCCCAATGCGATAAAAGCTGGGGAGCTGGAAATGGGATTTCCCTTAGACGTGTTCGATTAAAATTTTCAGGAAATCTTGGTCAATACGTTTACTTTTACATCCAACCAGATTTTGCTAGCAGTGGAAGTGGGACGGGCCAGCATTACGGGCAATTAAGAGATGCTTACTTTGATGTCAGTTTGGACAAAAAAAGAGAGTTCCGTTTTAGATTTGGTCAAAGCAAGATCCCCTACGGATTTGAAAACATGCAGTCAAGCCAAAACCGTTTACCATTGGACCGGAATGATGGCATGAATAGCTCTATCAAAAACGAAAGGGAACTCAGTATTCTTTTCTATTGGGCTCCTCAGGAAACTCGTCAGCTCTTCAGGGAACTGGTTGCAGAAGGATTAAAAGGCTCTGGGGATTATGGAGTTGTTGGTTTCGGAGTATTTAATGGACAAACCGGAAATTCTCCTGAATTAAACGATGCTTTGCATATTGTTGGTAGAATAAGCTATCCTATGAAGCTCGGTAATCAAATTATAGAGCCAGGCATTCAAGCTTTTACTGGACAGTATCAAATGCCACAGGGCAATTTAAGCGATGGCGTGAATGTTAGGGAAGGTCTGAATTATTTAGACCAAAGAGCAGCAGCAAGCTTTATTCTATATCCACAGCCTTTTGGAATTCAAGCTGAATACAATTGGGGAACAGGTCCTGAATTCAACAAAGAAACTAACTCTATTGAGCAAACGCAATTGGAAGGTGGATATGCAACTTTGACTTATAAATTTACTAAATTCCAGCAATTATTCTACCCATTCATGCGATACCATTACTACGATGGTGGTAAGAAATTTGAGCAGGATGCCAGAAGTTATAACGTAAGTGAGTTAGAAATTGGAATGGAATGGAGACCTGTTAGAGCCTTTGAATTGGTTGCTCACTACACCATTTCCTCTAGAAGATATGAAGATTTCATGAATCAAAATAACCTACAAACTGGAAGACTTTTGAGATTACAAGCACAAGTTAATTTCTAA
- a CDS encoding purine-nucleoside phosphorylase, whose product MVTLEQITEATSYIISKIDFKPEVGIILGTGLGALVEDIDIIQSLSYKDIPNFPVSTVETHSGKLIFGTLSGKRVIAMQGRFHFYEGYSMQQVIMPVRIMYNLGIQHLFISNAAGGLNKNLELSDIMIIRDHINLFPENPLRGANLDKFGGRFPDMYDAYDPQLIEMAKEIAKEEGIDIKEGVYAGVQGPNLETPAEYRYLDTIGADAVGMSTIPENIAARHIQIPVFAVSVITDLCYPEKLKPAAIPEIIGAAINAEPKMTKIFMKLLEKMD is encoded by the coding sequence ATGGTAACATTGGAACAAATAACAGAAGCTACAAGCTATATAATAAGTAAAATAGATTTCAAACCAGAAGTCGGAATAATATTAGGAACTGGTTTGGGAGCGTTGGTGGAAGACATAGATATCATACAATCCCTTTCTTACAAAGATATACCTAATTTCCCCGTCTCAACTGTGGAAACCCATAGTGGCAAATTAATTTTTGGAACATTGAGTGGTAAAAGGGTGATAGCAATGCAAGGTCGATTTCACTTTTATGAAGGATACAGTATGCAGCAGGTCATCATGCCAGTTAGAATAATGTATAATTTAGGAATCCAGCACCTCTTCATTTCCAATGCAGCAGGAGGTTTAAATAAAAATCTTGAACTAAGCGATATAATGATTATTAGAGATCACATTAATCTCTTTCCTGAAAATCCTTTAAGAGGTGCGAATTTAGATAAATTTGGTGGTCGATTTCCTGATATGTATGATGCCTATGATCCCCAACTGATTGAAATGGCTAAAGAAATAGCCAAAGAAGAAGGAATTGATATCAAAGAGGGTGTCTATGCAGGCGTGCAAGGACCAAATCTGGAAACACCTGCTGAATACAGATATTTGGACACTATAGGGGCCGATGCAGTCGGCATGAGCACCATCCCGGAAAACATTGCAGCGAGACATATCCAGATCCCTGTATTTGCAGTTTCAGTGATTACAGATTTATGTTATCCTGAAAAGCTAAAACCTGCTGCTATCCCTGAAATTATTGGGGCTGCCATCAATGCCGAACCAAAAATGACAAAGATATTTATGAAATTACTGGAAAAGATGGATTGA